DNA from Nymphaea colorata isolate Beijing-Zhang1983 unplaced genomic scaffold, ASM883128v2 scaffold0550, whole genome shotgun sequence:
tGGTACACCATCCCACCTCTACTGGGCCACTCTCGTCACTGTTAGCGACCTCATATGGATGATGTGCTGTCCTTGTGACTCCCGCTCCGGCCAAACAacaatgtttgatccacttcagtcatCCACCTACAAGAGCCAGACCTGCTCTGCAAGCTCTTGCATGGAACTGCCCATTCATGGTTGCactatcaaccaactttgtGGATTCATATATTCCTATGAAGACAAATCCTTCATAGAAGTGATACTGGCCTCGGAAACgctcttgtttgacaatggtgctgGCACCGTCAAGCTTCCAGAAATTGTCTCTGGTTGTGTTCATCAGGATGGCCCTCCTAATCCCTCCTTGCTTGAAGTTCCTGACCTTGTTGGCCTCGGAGGTGGTCCTCTCTCACTTGTAAATCAGATTGGCTCTTCTATTGATGATAAATTTGCCTACTGTCTTCCTCCCAATAGCAATGAAATCACGTCAGACAGCTCAAATCCAGTAAGGACGCAGAGTTTCAGGCCAGGAAGGGTTCAAGAAATGCCGATGGCACCAGGTGGTCCTCAAGGCACGTATTATGTGCTCAACCTAATTGACATAAGCATTGgaaacaacagactcaacatacaatttggtggtgcacagatgactgcattgttggagatgccagatcgatcattatagactcgggtaccacactgACTTATCTTGCAAAGATGTGTACGATCAAGTCGCAAATGCGGTGGCTAACGTCATAAACCATGAATGCTTCTATCCAGCTAAACAGGATTATCTGTGTCACcatgtagagaataatggtgatccatatgaagggttgccggagatgacctttcattcgCATCCATATGtagaataatggtgatccatatatAGTTTCTATTGTGATGATCTCTGTATTGGTCTACTATTGGCA
Protein-coding regions in this window:
- the LOC116245160 gene encoding aspartic proteinase CDR1, which produces MKLSLGTPSHLYWATLVTVSDLIWMMCCPCDSRSGQTTMFDPLQSSTYKSQTCSASSCMELPIHGCTINQLCGFIYSYEDKSFIEVILASETLLFDNGAGTVKLPEIVSGCVHQDGPPNPSLLEVPDLVGLGGGPLSLVNQIGSSIDDKFAYCLPPNSNEITSDSSNPVRTQSFRPGRVQEMPMAPGGPQGTFGRCLIVFYVNGRSERHVVDVVSFPCTINVIVTAKTPPLQVPLPTLLRMKWPWCVG